A portion of the Vicingus serpentipes genome contains these proteins:
- a CDS encoding malate dehydrogenase produces the protein MKVTVVGAGAVGASCAEYIAIKNFASEVVLVDIKEGFAEGKAMDLMQCASLNGFDTKITGVTNDYTKTAGSDVAVITSGIPRKPGMTREELIGINAGIVKTVTENLLKNSPNVIVIVVSNPMDTMAYLVHKATNIPKNRIIGMGGALDSARFKYRLAEALDCPSSDVDGMVIGGHSDTGMVPLIDKAVRNSVPVSEFLSAERMSEIVEATKVGGATLTGLLGTSAWYAPGAAVSELVRAIAQDSKKIFPCSALVEGEYGLNGLSIGVPCVLGANGIEKIVEIELNAAEKAKLTESAEGVKKTNALLDSVLA, from the coding sequence ATGAAAGTAACAGTAGTAGGAGCAGGAGCAGTAGGCGCAAGTTGTGCAGAATATATTGCAATCAAAAATTTTGCTTCAGAAGTAGTTTTAGTTGACATTAAAGAAGGTTTTGCTGAAGGAAAAGCAATGGATTTAATGCAATGTGCATCTTTAAATGGTTTTGACACTAAAATTACTGGTGTTACAAACGATTATACTAAAACAGCAGGAAGTGATGTGGCTGTAATTACTAGTGGTATTCCTCGTAAGCCAGGTATGACTCGTGAAGAGTTAATTGGTATTAATGCTGGAATTGTTAAAACAGTAACTGAAAATTTATTAAAAAACTCTCCAAATGTTATTGTAATTGTGGTTAGTAACCCAATGGATACAATGGCTTATTTGGTTCATAAAGCAACTAATATTCCTAAAAACAGAATTATTGGAATGGGTGGAGCATTAGATAGCGCTCGTTTTAAATACAGATTAGCAGAAGCTTTAGATTGCCCTTCTTCAGATGTTGACGGAATGGTAATTGGTGGTCACAGCGATACTGGAATGGTGCCATTAATTGATAAAGCAGTAAGAAATAGTGTTCCTGTTTCAGAATTTTTATCAGCTGAAAGAATGAGTGAAATAGTTGAAGCTACTAAAGTAGGTGGTGCTACTTTAACTGGTTTATTAGGAACTTCTGCTTGGTATGCACCTGGTGCTGCAGTTTCTGAATTAGTTAGAGCTATTGCTCAAGATTCTAAAAAAATATTCCCTTGTTCAGCTTTAGTTGAAGGTGAATATGGATTAAACGGTTTATCAATTGGAGTTCCTTGTGTATTAGGAGCTAACGGAATTGAAAAAATTGTTGAAATTGAATTAAATGCTGCTGAAAAAGCAAAACTTACTGAAAGTGCAGAAGGTGTTAAAAAAACGAATGCACTTTTAGATAGCGTATTAGCATAA
- a CDS encoding retropepsin-like aspartic protease, whose product MKTILPITIFPIENDGFHLKVIITINGIAANAIIDTGASRSVFDETRIQSYIGDDSLEEHDRLSSGLGTNTMTSKKVLLANLKLGKVEIVDYDATILDLKHVNQSYEKLDLAPIDGIIGGDILTDYKAVIDYEKKKLILSTP is encoded by the coding sequence ATGAAAACAATACTCCCAATAACTATATTCCCGATAGAAAATGATGGCTTTCATTTAAAAGTAATCATTACTATAAATGGAATTGCTGCAAATGCCATTATTGATACAGGCGCATCGAGAAGTGTTTTTGATGAAACCAGAATACAATCTTATATTGGTGATGATAGCCTTGAGGAACACGACCGACTTTCTTCTGGATTAGGTACAAATACCATGACCAGCAAAAAAGTATTGTTAGCTAACTTAAAACTTGGCAAGGTAGAAATTGTAGATTACGATGCCACTATCTTAGATTTAAAACACGTAAACCAATCTTACGAAAAGTTAGATTTAGCACCTATTGATGGGATTATAGGAGGCGATATTTTAACAGACTACAAGGCAGTGATAGATTATGAGAAAAAGAAACTAATTTTATCTACTCCTTAA
- a CDS encoding T9SS type A sorting domain-containing protein, which produces MKLKSIIITLSLILALFNLSAQDNYTRDIQLEVYKQDSSLYKHAFTGGFNHIQFSEIDLNLDGTNDLVAFDRSGFKVSTFINNGISGVVDYTYTPKYIDSLPSFESWVLFRDYNCDGKQDILTYFSGGVKVYKNTSTTSLSFELVTNAIQTDYLPDDGNDNRINLYISSTDIAAFDDIDNDGDLDILTFGVSGTNVEYHKNLSQELYGTCDSLRFMLTNKCWGYFSENLSDNSVTLFDTCNFNVANPESQLNDENAKKHSGSSLLTLDVDANNSRDLVLGDITFNNMTLLYNSDNTTNLTAASMTVEDQSFPSNLSSTAAVDINIFPAGFYLDVNNDNVKDLLVSTNCNSGCENYESSWLYLNNGATNLPDFSFNKTNFLQEDMIELGEGANPVFFDYNDDGLLDLVIGNFGEFDNSLSLLYKPYLSLYKNVGTAANPAFKLVDSDFAGLSTMNLDLGGGTPVLGLTPTFGDLDNDGDKDMILGDYLGNIHYFTNTAGAGNDANFVLNQVKYQGIDVGSFAAPFLVDLNRNGKLDLVIGKNNGYFTFYENTGTVSAPFYSKKTDSLGYVSTLEPGFFVGKSTPFIYEDGGEYKMLAGSSSGYIFKYDNIEGNLTGSFNKVDSAYLNLKEGKNTSIALADITNDGRLDMMIGNDAGGISYFKGTFPVSVGPEYEKLEGINLYPNPTKELLTLDLGTNNLKNASLQVLDLLGKTITYQKLSASKTTISLNGLSQGVYLVKFSNDLRSKVFKVVKE; this is translated from the coding sequence ATGAAATTAAAATCAATCATAATTACGCTTAGTTTAATTTTAGCTTTATTTAATTTAAGCGCTCAAGACAATTATACTAGAGATATTCAACTGGAAGTTTATAAACAAGATAGTTCTTTATATAAACATGCCTTTACAGGAGGGTTTAATCATATTCAATTTTCAGAAATAGATTTAAATTTAGATGGTACAAATGACTTGGTAGCTTTTGACCGATCTGGATTTAAAGTATCTACATTTATTAATAATGGTATTTCTGGAGTTGTTGATTATACATATACTCCTAAATATATTGATAGTCTACCTTCTTTTGAAAGTTGGGTTTTATTTAGAGATTATAACTGTGACGGAAAGCAAGATATCCTAACTTATTTTTCGGGCGGAGTAAAAGTTTATAAAAATACTTCAACTACATCTTTAAGTTTTGAACTAGTTACTAATGCAATACAAACAGATTACTTGCCAGATGATGGAAATGACAATAGAATTAACTTATATATCAGTTCAACTGATATTGCTGCTTTTGATGATATTGATAATGACGGAGATTTGGATATTTTAACCTTCGGTGTTAGTGGAACTAATGTAGAATATCATAAAAATTTATCACAAGAATTATATGGAACTTGCGATAGTTTAAGATTTATGCTGACAAATAAGTGCTGGGGTTATTTTTCAGAGAATTTATCTGATAATAGCGTTACCCTTTTTGATACTTGTAATTTTAACGTGGCTAATCCAGAAAGCCAACTTAATGATGAAAATGCAAAGAAACACAGTGGTTCTAGTTTGTTAACGCTGGATGTAGATGCTAATAATAGTAGAGATTTAGTATTAGGAGATATTACTTTTAATAACATGACTTTACTTTATAATTCTGATAATACTACTAATTTAACAGCAGCTTCAATGACAGTTGAAGATCAAAGTTTTCCTAGTAATTTAAGTTCGACTGCAGCAGTAGATATTAATATTTTCCCTGCTGGGTTTTATCTAGATGTTAATAATGATAATGTTAAAGATTTACTTGTTTCTACAAATTGCAACTCTGGCTGCGAAAACTATGAAAGCTCTTGGTTGTACTTAAACAACGGAGCTACAAATTTGCCCGATTTTAGTTTTAATAAAACAAACTTTTTGCAAGAAGATATGATTGAATTAGGCGAGGGGGCAAATCCAGTATTTTTTGACTATAATGATGATGGTTTATTGGATTTAGTTATAGGCAATTTTGGTGAGTTTGATAATTCACTTTCACTATTATATAAGCCATATCTATCATTGTATAAAAATGTTGGTACTGCTGCTAACCCAGCTTTTAAATTGGTTGATAGTGATTTTGCTGGTTTATCTACTATGAATTTAGATTTAGGTGGAGGTACTCCAGTTTTGGGATTAACTCCAACTTTTGGTGATTTAGACAATGATGGAGATAAGGATATGATTTTGGGAGACTATTTAGGGAATATCCATTATTTTACAAATACTGCAGGAGCTGGTAATGATGCAAATTTTGTATTAAATCAGGTGAAATATCAAGGAATAGATGTAGGTAGTTTTGCTGCTCCTTTTTTAGTTGATTTAAATAGAAACGGGAAACTAGATTTGGTAATCGGTAAAAACAACGGCTATTTTACTTTTTACGAAAATACAGGCACCGTAAGTGCTCCTTTTTATTCAAAAAAAACAGATTCATTAGGTTATGTCTCAACTTTAGAGCCTGGTTTTTTTGTTGGAAAAAGCACACCATTTATTTATGAAGATGGAGGAGAATACAAAATGCTCGCAGGTTCTTCTAGTGGGTATATTTTTAAGTACGATAATATTGAAGGTAATTTAACGGGTTCTTTTAATAAAGTTGATTCAGCTTATTTAAACTTAAAAGAAGGAAAGAACACAAGTATAGCATTAGCTGATATTACAAATGATGGGAGACTAGATATGATGATTGGTAATGATGCTGGAGGTATATCTTATTTTAAAGGAACTTTTCCAGTAAGTGTTGGACCAGAATATGAAAAGCTAGAAGGAATTAATCTTTATCCAAACCCAACTAAAGAACTATTAACATTAGATTTAGGAACTAATAATTTAAAAAATGCTTCTCTTCAGGTATTAGATTTATTAGGTAAAACAATTACATACCAAAAATTAAGTGCTAGTAAAACTACTATTAGCTTAAATGGGTTAAGCCAAGGAGTTTATTTGGTTAAGTTTTCTAACGATTTAAGGAGTAAGGTATTTAAAGTAGTTAAGGAGTAG
- the nhaD gene encoding sodium:proton antiporter NhaD, with translation MEIIIVLVFVLGYLAITLEHNLKIDKLVPAVAMMAICWALIAFGLDGFQYWFDSANHALIDAFSSFGHEEKLHLMEETLLHHLGKTAEILFFLLGAMTIVEIIDYFDGFSTFKTYIKTKSKTKLLWIFSFLAFILSAIIDNLTATIVLITILQKIISDKETRMWFAGLIIIAANAGGAWSPIGDVTTTMLWIGNKVSTDMLIQYLILPSLLCMAVPSLIASFMKPFKGDLTESIQDSPEEAHDTKYSPIMLYLGLGMILFVPVFKTITHLPPYVGMMLSLGVVCTFAEIFSTRHFSLTSLSDHSSDVGHHSPVHKSLSKIEMPSVLFFFGILMAVAALESLGMLFNFAESLNTTIPNSDIVVLLLGVGSAVIDNVPLVAASLGMFQNELNDPLWHFIAFSAGTGGSMLIIGSAAGVVAMGMEKISFFWYFKKISWLAFIGFAVGSVSFMIIRGFVG, from the coding sequence ATGGAAATTATAATCGTATTAGTATTTGTTTTAGGTTATTTAGCTATAACACTTGAACATAATTTAAAAATTGATAAACTAGTTCCAGCTGTAGCTATGATGGCAATTTGTTGGGCATTAATTGCTTTTGGTTTAGATGGTTTTCAATATTGGTTTGATTCTGCAAATCATGCTTTAATTGATGCTTTTTCTTCATTTGGCCATGAAGAAAAATTGCACTTAATGGAAGAAACACTCTTGCACCATTTAGGTAAAACTGCAGAGATTTTATTCTTCTTATTAGGAGCAATGACAATTGTGGAAATCATTGATTATTTTGATGGTTTCTCAACTTTTAAGACCTATATTAAAACAAAAAGTAAAACCAAACTTCTTTGGATATTCTCATTTTTAGCATTTATCTTATCTGCTATTATTGATAACTTAACTGCTACAATAGTTTTAATTACAATACTTCAAAAAATAATTAGCGACAAAGAAACTCGTATGTGGTTTGCTGGTTTAATTATTATTGCAGCAAATGCTGGTGGAGCATGGTCTCCAATTGGTGATGTTACAACTACAATGCTTTGGATTGGTAACAAAGTTTCTACGGATATGTTAATTCAATATTTAATTCTTCCTTCTTTATTATGTATGGCAGTTCCTTCGTTAATAGCTTCATTTATGAAGCCTTTTAAAGGTGATTTAACTGAATCTATTCAAGATAGTCCAGAAGAAGCCCATGATACTAAATATAGTCCAATAATGTTATATCTTGGTTTAGGTATGATATTATTTGTACCGGTATTCAAAACAATCACACATTTACCTCCTTATGTAGGTATGATGTTATCTTTAGGTGTTGTATGTACCTTTGCTGAAATTTTTAGTACTAGACATTTTTCACTTACTTCTTTAAGTGATCATTCTTCAGATGTTGGACATCATAGTCCTGTTCATAAATCATTATCTAAAATTGAAATGCCGAGTGTATTATTTTTCTTTGGAATTTTAATGGCTGTTGCAGCACTTGAAAGTTTAGGAATGCTATTCAATTTTGCAGAAAGTTTAAATACTACAATACCAAATTCTGACATAGTAGTTCTATTATTAGGAGTTGGTTCAGCTGTAATTGATAACGTTCCTTTGGTAGCAGCAAGTTTAGGTATGTTTCAAAATGAATTAAATGATCCACTTTGGCACTTTATCGCTTTCTCTGCTGGTACAGGGGGTAGTATGTTAATTATTGGTTCAGCTGCAGGTGTTGTAGCAATGGGAATGGAGAAAATATCATTCTTTTGGTATTTCAAAAAAATCTCTTGGTTAGCATTTATAGGTTTTGCAGTTGGTTCTGTTTCATTTATGATAATTAGAGGTTTTGTTGGTTAA
- a CDS encoding Glu/Leu/Phe/Val dehydrogenase dimerization domain-containing protein, with protein sequence MKDLLDKFENKTPEIVFEWNDAETEAQGWVVINSLRGGAAGGGTRMRVGLDKREVESLAKTMEVKFTVAGPAIGGAKSGINFDPNDPRKEGVLRRWYAAVTPLLKHYYGTGGDLNVDEIHEVIPMTEDCGVWHPQEGVFNGHFQPREAQKIHRIGQLRQGVLKVIEDSNYSPEVANKYVVADMITGYGVAESVKHYYDVYGGSVKGKRVIVQGWGNVGSAGAYYLAQDGAIIVGIIDRVGGLIKEEGFTLEEIRKLFVDKDGNKLHANNMMSFEDVNAKIWDIKAEVFIPCAASRLITKDQVDRMINAGVEVIAAGANVPFADKEIFFGPIAEYADDKISIIPDFISNCGMARVFAYLMSNDLGVLEDEAIFKDASETIKNALKASHAKNNSKYHIAKTAFEIALNQLV encoded by the coding sequence ATGAAAGATTTATTAGATAAGTTTGAAAATAAAACTCCAGAAATCGTTTTTGAATGGAATGATGCTGAAACTGAAGCTCAAGGATGGGTAGTTATAAACTCGTTAAGAGGAGGAGCTGCAGGAGGTGGAACTCGTATGAGAGTTGGATTAGATAAAAGAGAAGTTGAATCGTTAGCAAAAACGATGGAAGTGAAGTTTACAGTTGCTGGTCCAGCTATAGGTGGTGCAAAGTCTGGAATTAATTTTGATCCAAATGATCCAAGAAAAGAAGGCGTTTTAAGAAGATGGTATGCAGCGGTTACTCCATTATTAAAACATTATTATGGAACTGGTGGAGATTTAAATGTTGATGAGATTCATGAAGTAATTCCTATGACTGAAGATTGTGGTGTTTGGCATCCACAAGAAGGTGTTTTTAATGGGCATTTTCAGCCTCGTGAAGCTCAAAAAATACATCGTATTGGTCAATTAAGACAAGGAGTTTTAAAAGTAATTGAAGACAGTAATTATAGTCCAGAAGTAGCTAATAAGTATGTTGTCGCTGACATGATTACTGGTTATGGAGTAGCTGAATCTGTTAAACATTATTATGATGTTTATGGTGGTTCAGTAAAAGGAAAAAGAGTAATCGTTCAAGGTTGGGGTAATGTAGGTTCTGCAGGAGCTTATTATTTAGCTCAAGATGGAGCAATAATAGTTGGTATTATTGATAGAGTAGGAGGTTTGATTAAAGAAGAAGGGTTTACTTTAGAAGAAATAAGGAAATTATTTGTTGATAAAGATGGAAATAAGTTACATGCAAACAACATGATGTCGTTTGAAGATGTAAATGCAAAAATTTGGGATATTAAAGCAGAAGTTTTCATTCCATGTGCTGCTTCAAGATTAATTACAAAAGACCAAGTTGATAGAATGATAAATGCAGGAGTTGAAGTAATTGCAGCAGGTGCAAATGTTCCTTTTGCTGATAAAGAAATTTTCTTTGGACCTATTGCGGAGTATGCGGATGATAAAATTAGTATTATACCAGATTTTATTTCTAACTGTGGAATGGCGAGGGTTTTTGCTTATTTGATGAGTAATGATTTAGGTGTTTTAGAGGATGAAGCAATTTTTAAAGATGCTTCTGAAACCATTAAAAATGCATTAAAAGCATCTCATGCAAAAAATAATAGTAAATACCATATTGCAAAAACTGCATTTGAAATTGCATTGAATCAATTAGTATAA
- a CDS encoding MBOAT family O-acyltransferase gives MVWKPIYILLIILSTLIDYYCSVQMGKIDLKPKRRPYIAVSIFSNLLILVAFKYFNFFNTAAYDLADLLNMEYAVPMFNVILPMGISFYTFQTMSYSIDVYRGDIKPETHFGKFALYVTFFPQLVAGPIERAKDLLSQFHFKYEYNHDRAVSGLRLILWGLFKKIVIADQLSGMVSYVFDNPENANGFSVIFALILFTQQIYCDFSGYSDIAQGSARVLGISLMDNFKFPLYAKSIDDLWRRWHISLVKWFTDYLYIPLGGSRKGVKRKYLNLFIIFAISGLWHGSNWTFILWGLFNGIFVIYSRLSAPFREKIIINFKINKLPKIRYSLQMISSISLFASTWIFFLADSLKESLLLIEKVVFDWDNVLNKIIYNIDGARQSTLYLGKEFESFLLIIIFIILFEMIQWKMSKTSLDNFFIKKVRWQTWSIYLFILFSIMFMSNIEEAPFIYFQF, from the coding sequence ATGGTGTGGAAGCCAATTTATATTTTATTAATTATTCTTTCAACGCTTATAGATTATTACTGTAGTGTTCAGATGGGTAAGATAGATTTAAAACCCAAAAGACGGCCTTATATCGCGGTTAGTATTTTTTCGAATTTATTAATATTAGTTGCTTTTAAATACTTCAATTTTTTTAATACAGCTGCTTATGATTTAGCTGATTTATTAAACATGGAATACGCAGTTCCAATGTTTAATGTCATTTTGCCAATGGGAATTTCTTTTTACACCTTTCAAACCATGAGTTACTCAATTGATGTTTATCGAGGTGATATTAAACCTGAAACTCATTTTGGAAAGTTTGCACTTTATGTTACTTTTTTTCCTCAGTTAGTTGCAGGGCCAATAGAAAGAGCAAAGGACTTGTTATCTCAATTTCATTTTAAATATGAATATAATCATGATAGAGCAGTTTCAGGATTAAGGTTGATATTATGGGGATTGTTTAAAAAAATTGTTATAGCTGACCAATTAAGCGGAATGGTTTCTTATGTTTTTGATAATCCTGAAAATGCAAATGGATTTTCTGTAATATTTGCTTTAATTCTTTTTACCCAACAAATTTATTGTGATTTTTCTGGTTATTCAGATATCGCCCAAGGTTCAGCTAGAGTTTTAGGGATAAGTCTTATGGATAACTTTAAATTTCCACTTTATGCTAAATCAATTGATGATTTATGGCGTAGATGGCATATTTCATTAGTAAAATGGTTTACAGATTATTTATACATTCCTTTAGGAGGAAGTAGAAAAGGAGTAAAAAGAAAATACTTGAATTTATTTATCATTTTTGCGATATCAGGTTTATGGCATGGTTCAAATTGGACCTTTATTCTTTGGGGATTGTTTAATGGTATTTTTGTTATCTATTCTAGGTTATCAGCTCCTTTTAGAGAGAAGATAATTATTAACTTTAAAATAAATAAACTTCCTAAAATTAGATATTCACTTCAAATGATAAGCTCTATTAGTTTGTTTGCATCAACTTGGATCTTTTTCTTAGCAGATAGTCTAAAAGAGTCTTTACTCTTAATTGAGAAGGTTGTATTTGACTGGGATAATGTTTTAAATAAAATTATCTATAACATTGATGGTGCTAGACAATCTACTTTGTATTTAGGAAAAGAGTTTGAGTCTTTTCTGCTAATTATAATTTTTATAATTCTGTTTGAAATGATACAATGGAAGATGAGTAAAACTTCATTAGATAATTTTTTTATTAAAAAAGTCAGATGGCAAACTTGGAGTATTTATTTATTCATACTTTTTTCAATTATGTTTATGTCTAATATAGAAGAAGCGCCATTTATTTATTTTCAATTTTAA
- the secDF gene encoding protein translocase subunit SecDF, whose protein sequence is MQNKGLLTTFTVLFALAALYALSLTFVANGVESDAKDYANGDSDVEYAYLDSMSSEEVYPIIGYTYGELRTKTLNLGLDLKGGMNVTLEVQISEVVKALSSFSKDNAFNQAIIDAKTAQKATNADFVTLFGQVYQEKNPNGKLSSIFYTLDNKDKLSPNATNEEVLAFIKEEADDAIERSFNVLRTRISLFGAAQPNIQKLTGSDRILVELPGVKDKVRVRQLLQGTAKLEFWLTYENQEIYPMLAQADELLGAANKAKASVIDTTVTDEVLSEGTAEEVADAIETLVDSTVNSAEEGTASLLDKIEGAEGESSDSNAVATPEQSFEDYAKDHPLFAIMRPAIFQDEQGQYFPGQGPIVGYVAIKDTAKVNSYMAMKEVRALFPPRIKFLWTAKPYDDEGKFLQLLAIKVDNREGKAVLEGDVIIDASQQFDQFSGSPRIDMAMNGEGANKWKHITADNIGKSVVIALDNLVYSFPTVQGEISGGQSNITGNFDIEEAKLIANILKAGKLPAPARIIEENVVGPTLGQESINKGMLSFIVALLVVLAYMVFYYSKAGIASVIALLANMFFIFGVLASMPQLIALTLPGIAGIILTIGMSVDANVLIFERIREEIAAGKGTRLAVADGYKFAYSSIIDANVTTLLTGAVLWFFGTGPVEGFAKTLVIGIGTSLFTAIFITRLIFEFNLNKNKVLSFSTKLTDGAFKNTNINFLTNRKKFYILSGIIIVIGLGSLLTKGLQYGIDFKGGRTYVVRFDNPVSTVDISKSLESLFETSPETKTFGDDNQVKITTTFMIDSEDENADDVVEGKLNEGLASLSSKYEVMSSQKVGPTIADDIKTSSFWSILFSLIIIFIYIVFRFKKWQFGVGAIFALFHDVLITLAIFSIFYGILPFSLEVDQAFIAAILTVVGYSINDTVVVFDRIREYLGSFKKRDNEDVINEALNSTLSRTVNTSLSTIFVLLMIFVFGGEVIRGFSFALLIGVIVGTYSSLFIASPIMYDFTKKIDKK, encoded by the coding sequence ATGCAAAACAAAGGACTATTAACAACATTTACAGTATTATTTGCTCTAGCAGCATTATATGCTCTTTCATTAACATTTGTAGCAAATGGTGTAGAAAGCGATGCAAAAGATTATGCTAATGGCGACTCAGATGTTGAATACGCTTATTTAGATTCAATGTCTTCTGAAGAGGTTTATCCTATAATAGGTTACACTTATGGTGAGTTAAGAACAAAGACTTTAAACTTAGGTTTGGATTTAAAAGGTGGTATGAACGTAACTCTAGAAGTTCAAATTAGCGAGGTTGTTAAAGCTTTATCATCTTTTAGCAAAGACAATGCTTTTAACCAAGCAATTATTGATGCTAAAACTGCTCAAAAAGCTACAAATGCTGATTTTGTTACTTTATTTGGTCAAGTTTATCAAGAAAAAAATCCTAACGGAAAATTATCTTCAATATTCTATACACTAGATAACAAAGATAAATTATCTCCAAATGCAACTAACGAAGAAGTTTTAGCTTTTATTAAAGAGGAAGCTGATGATGCTATTGAGCGTTCTTTTAATGTATTAAGAACTAGAATTAGTTTATTTGGTGCAGCTCAACCTAATATTCAAAAATTAACTGGTTCTGACCGTATTTTAGTTGAATTACCTGGTGTTAAGGATAAAGTTAGAGTTCGTCAATTATTACAAGGTACTGCTAAATTAGAGTTTTGGTTAACTTACGAAAATCAAGAAATTTATCCAATGTTAGCTCAGGCTGACGAATTATTAGGTGCTGCAAATAAAGCTAAAGCTAGTGTTATTGATACAACTGTTACTGACGAAGTTTTATCAGAAGGAACTGCTGAAGAAGTTGCTGATGCAATAGAAACTTTAGTTGACTCTACTGTAAATTCTGCTGAAGAAGGAACAGCTTCTTTATTAGATAAAATTGAAGGTGCTGAAGGTGAATCTTCTGATTCAAATGCTGTAGCGACTCCCGAGCAATCTTTTGAAGATTATGCTAAAGACCATCCTTTATTTGCAATTATGCGTCCAGCTATCTTCCAAGATGAGCAAGGACAATACTTCCCTGGTCAAGGACCAATAGTAGGTTATGTAGCAATTAAAGACACTGCTAAAGTAAATTCTTACATGGCAATGAAAGAAGTAAGAGCTTTATTCCCTCCAAGAATTAAGTTTTTATGGACTGCTAAACCTTATGATGACGAAGGTAAATTTTTACAATTATTAGCAATTAAAGTTGATAATAGAGAAGGTAAAGCTGTATTAGAAGGTGATGTAATTATTGATGCTTCTCAACAATTCGATCAATTTTCTGGTTCTCCAAGAATTGATATGGCAATGAACGGTGAAGGTGCTAACAAATGGAAGCATATCACAGCAGATAACATCGGGAAATCTGTTGTAATTGCATTAGATAACTTAGTTTACTCTTTCCCAACTGTTCAAGGTGAAATCTCTGGTGGTCAATCAAACATTACTGGAAACTTTGATATTGAGGAAGCAAAATTAATTGCAAACATTTTAAAAGCTGGTAAGTTGCCTGCTCCTGCTAGAATTATAGAAGAAAATGTTGTTGGTCCTACTTTAGGTCAAGAATCAATTAACAAAGGAATGCTTTCATTCATTGTTGCTTTATTAGTTGTACTTGCTTATATGGTATTTTACTACTCTAAAGCTGGTATAGCATCTGTTATTGCATTATTAGCAAATATGTTCTTCATATTTGGTGTATTAGCTTCAATGCCACAATTAATTGCTCTTACATTACCTGGTATAGCTGGTATTATCTTAACAATTGGTATGTCTGTTGATGCAAACGTTCTTATTTTCGAACGTATCCGAGAGGAAATCGCTGCTGGTAAAGGAACTAGACTTGCTGTTGCTGATGGATATAAGTTTGCATACTCATCTATTATTGATGCCAACGTTACTACTTTGTTAACTGGCGCTGTATTATGGTTCTTTGGAACTGGACCAGTTGAAGGTTTTGCTAAAACATTAGTAATAGGTATTGGTACCTCATTATTTACTGCAATTTTTATTACTCGTTTAATATTTGAATTTAACTTAAATAAAAACAAAGTTTTAAGCTTCTCTACAAAATTAACTGATGGTGCGTTTAAAAACACTAACATTAACTTTTTAACTAACCGTAAAAAATTCTACATCCTTTCAGGAATTATAATAGTTATAGGCCTTGGTTCTTTATTAACTAAAGGTTTACAATATGGTATTGATTTTAAAGGTGGTAGAACTTACGTTGTTCGTTTCGATAATCCTGTATCAACAGTTGATATTTCTAAAAGCTTAGAAAGTTTATTTGAAACTTCACCAGAAACAAAAACTTTTGGTGATGACAATCAAGTAAAAATTACAACTACTTTCATGATTGATAGTGAAGATGAAAATGCTGATGATGTAGTTGAAGGGAAATTAAATGAAGGTCTAGCTTCATTAAGTTCAAAATATGAGGTAATGAGTTCTCAAAAAGTAGGTCCTACTATTGCTGATGACATTAAAACATCATCTTTCTGGTCTATCTTATTCTCTTTAATAATTATATTTATATACATAGTCTTTAGATTTAAAAAATGGCAATTTGGTGTTGGTGCAATCTTCGCATTATTCCATGATGTATTAATTACACTTGCTATTTTCTCTATTTTCTACGGTATTTTACCTTTCTCACTAGAAGTTGACCAAGCTTTTATTGCTGCAATCTTAACAGTAGTTGGGTACTCTATAAATGATACCGTGGTTGTATTTGATAGAATTAGAGAATACTTAGGATCATTTAAAAAGAGAGACAATGAAGACGTTATTAATGAAGCTCTTAACAGCACATTAAGTAGAACTGTTAATACTTCTTTAAGTACAATCTTCGTATTGTTAATGATATTTGTTTTTGGTGGTGAAGTAATTAGAGGATTCTCGTTTGCATTATTAATTGGTGTGATTGTGGGTACATACTCTTCTTTATTTATTGCTTCTCCAATTATGTATGATTTTACAAAAAAGATTGATAAAAAATAA